In one Mycobacterium heckeshornense genomic region, the following are encoded:
- a CDS encoding CDP-alcohol phosphatidyltransferase family protein has protein sequence MKPGPARDRVLTVPNVLSVIRLALIPAFFYVLLVAHADGWAVAILIFSGGSDWADGKIARLLNQASRLGELLDPAVDRLYMVTVPIAFGLRGIVSWWVIGTLLARDALLATTLPLLRSRGLTALPVTYIGKAATFGLMSGFPLILLGQSHALWSRVVLACGWAFLIWGLYVYLWAFVMYLVQVVLVMRRMPRVRAPSADSTDDG, from the coding sequence ATGAAGCCGGGGCCCGCACGCGACCGCGTGCTGACGGTGCCCAACGTGCTGAGCGTAATCCGGCTGGCGCTGATCCCTGCGTTCTTCTATGTCCTGCTGGTGGCGCACGCCGACGGCTGGGCGGTGGCGATCCTGATTTTCAGTGGTGGCTCCGACTGGGCCGACGGCAAGATCGCGCGGTTACTGAATCAGGCGTCAAGGTTGGGCGAGTTGCTCGATCCCGCGGTGGACCGGCTTTACATGGTGACGGTGCCGATCGCGTTCGGCCTGCGCGGGATCGTGTCGTGGTGGGTTATCGGCACCCTGCTGGCACGCGATGCGCTGCTGGCCACGACCCTGCCGCTGTTGCGCAGCCGCGGGCTGACGGCGCTGCCGGTGACCTACATCGGCAAGGCCGCGACGTTCGGCCTGATGTCAGGTTTTCCGCTGATTTTGCTGGGACAGTCGCATGCGTTGTGGAGCCGGGTGGTACTGGCGTGCGGGTGGGCGTTTTTGATCTGGGGTTTGTATGTGTATCTGTGGGCATTCGTTATGTATCTGGTACAGGTTGTGCTTGTGATGCGCCGAATGCCCAGGGTCCGGGCGCCGTCAGCGGATAGCACAGACGATGGGTGA
- a CDS encoding small basic family protein, translating to MIGLAALVVGIVLGLVFHPSVPEVIQPYLPIAVVAALDAVFGGLRAYLERIFDPKVFVVSFVFNVLVAALIVYVGDQLGVGTQLSTAIIVVLGIRIFGNTAALRRRLFGA from the coding sequence ATGATCGGCCTCGCGGCGCTCGTGGTGGGCATTGTGCTGGGCCTGGTCTTCCACCCCAGCGTGCCCGAGGTCATCCAGCCCTACCTGCCCATCGCCGTGGTCGCCGCGCTCGACGCGGTGTTCGGTGGATTGCGAGCCTATTTGGAGCGGATTTTCGATCCGAAGGTCTTCGTGGTGTCGTTTGTGTTCAACGTGCTCGTTGCCGCGCTCATCGTCTACGTCGGCGACCAACTTGGCGTCGGAACGCAATTGTCGACCGCGATCATCGTGGTGCTGGGCATCCGGATCTTCGGTAACACCGCCGCGTTGCGGCGCCGGCTGTTCGGGGCTTGA
- a CDS encoding DUF881 domain-containing protein → MGDPSLGGYDPEAGRSAHEAGRPQLIPVPSLLRALLSEHLDPGYAAAAAERARATTPPTRRARVLGRVWQAAAALLVAAVFAAAVAQARSVAPGVSAAQQVLAASVRAAEASTNQLTARRDALAAHVDDVQRRALVADGQGRRLLGNLDKLESASAGTPVIGPGLTVTVTDPGVGPNLSDVSKQRVAGGRQIILDRDLQLVVNSLWASGAEAVAVGGVRIGPNVTVRQAGGAILVDNNPITKPYTILAVGPPHAMRELFDRSPGLHRLRLLEVSYGVGVAVSVGDGLALPAGATRDVKFAKQFGP, encoded by the coding sequence ATGGGTGACCCCTCGCTGGGCGGCTACGACCCCGAGGCGGGCCGCAGCGCACACGAGGCCGGGCGACCGCAGCTCATCCCCGTGCCGTCGCTACTGCGTGCGCTGCTCTCCGAGCACCTCGATCCCGGCTACGCTGCGGCGGCCGCCGAACGTGCCCGCGCCACCACGCCACCGACCCGCCGGGCCCGCGTCTTGGGACGGGTCTGGCAAGCGGCGGCGGCGTTGCTGGTGGCCGCGGTGTTCGCCGCCGCCGTCGCGCAAGCCCGCTCGGTTGCCCCCGGCGTCAGCGCGGCCCAGCAGGTGCTGGCCGCCAGTGTGCGTGCGGCGGAAGCATCCACCAACCAGCTCACCGCGCGCCGCGACGCGCTCGCCGCGCACGTCGACGATGTGCAGCGGCGCGCATTGGTCGCCGACGGGCAAGGGCGGCGGCTACTCGGTAACCTCGACAAGCTGGAGTCGGCATCGGCCGGCACGCCGGTCATCGGTCCGGGTCTGACCGTGACGGTGACCGACCCGGGTGTTGGCCCGAATCTGTCCGACGTCTCCAAGCAGCGGGTGGCCGGCGGCCGGCAAATCATCCTCGACCGCGACCTGCAGCTAGTGGTCAACTCGTTATGGGCCAGCGGCGCGGAGGCCGTCGCGGTCGGCGGTGTGCGGATCGGACCCAATGTCACGGTCCGACAGGCGGGCGGCGCGATCCTCGTCGACAATAATCCGATCACCAAGCCGTACACGATCCTGGCAGTGGGCCCGCCGCATGCCATGCGCGAGCTCTTCGACCGCAGCCCGGGTCTGCATCGGCTCCGGCTGCTGGAGGTCTCTTACGGTGTCGGTGTGGCCGTCAGCGTCGGCGACGGTCTGGCGCTGCCTGCCGGTGCCACGCGGGATGTTAAGTTCGCCAAGCAGTTTGGGCCCTGA